Proteins encoded in a region of the Acomys russatus chromosome 14, mAcoRus1.1, whole genome shotgun sequence genome:
- the Matcap2 gene encoding putative tyrosine carboxypeptidase MATCAP2 isoform X3 has translation MLESIRVTEKLHWPEHEFAKKSVLNAEEALTTDSKRSFSNLSSGVLKDTFTTGTSSYNVLLQSKEERKHHTQKQCSSACSKRRRKPSKSPGSSCSKDPNRMTALVPVTSSASWYCLERQPAGFVTSSVPSPIKFTRDISVSGNGIALPPKPKSKVRRRCLTPVPKPKLQLQLCRSFEKGEDPSGKKLCILTAIKPTNLEKEKLRFFKSDYTYNPQFEYANPALPGVLAKHSNASDRFLKQAINIMELTLQKYGSYEKFEQATGGSLLSKTRIWSHVRKYMMKEGCLGEGVSVKTRCIWMESFKSFDSESP, from the exons AAAAGCTTCACTGGCCTGAGCATGAGTTTGCTAAGAAGTCTGTTCTAAATGCAGAAGAGGCACTGACCACTGACAGCAAAAGAAGCTTTTCGAATTTGTCCTCTGGAGTTCTCAAGGACACTTTCACAACTGGGACCAGTAGTTACAATGTTCTACTACAGagcaaggaggagagaaagcacCACACACAAAAGCAGTGTTCCTCTGCCTGCTCCAAACGCCGTAGAAAGCCCAGCAAATCTCCTGGTTCCTCTTGTAGCAAAGATCCTAACAGGATGACAGCCCTGGTGCCTGTGACAAGCAGTGCTTCTTGGTACTGCCTGGAGAGGCAGCCTGCTGGTTTTGTCACTAGTTCAGTACCAAGTCCTATAAAGTTTACCCGTGATATCTCTGTTTCAGGGAACGGCATAGCACTGCCACCTAAACCAAAAAGCAAGGTCAGGCGCCGCTGTCTGACCCCTGTTCCGAAGCcaaagctgcagctgcagctgtgcagaagctttGAGAAAGGAGAAGACCCTTCTGGGAAGAAGCTTTGCATACTCACCGCTATAAAGCCCACCAACCTGGAGAAGGAGAAGCTGCGGTTCTTCAAGTCAGACTACACCTACAACCCTCAGTTTGAGTATGCCAATCCCGCACTGCCAGGTGTGTTAGCCAAACACAGCAACGCCTCTGACCGCTTTCTTAAGCAG GCCATCAATATTATGGAGCTGACTTTACAGAAATATGGAAGTTATGAAAAATTTGAACAAGCTACAGGTGGTAGCTTGTTGTCTAAAACGCGAATCTGGAGTCATGTTAGGAAGTACATGATGAAGGAAGGCTGCCTCGGTGAG